In Bactrocera oleae isolate idBacOlea1 chromosome 5, idBacOlea1, whole genome shotgun sequence, a genomic segment contains:
- the LOC106625394 gene encoding allatostatin-A receptor: protein MLHNQSVAPTLGPTAPVMVALTTSFVVRPTMAVLSGVCPPNWTNNNTFDCINATMDNGVGIGGTSASFTGFPEQDGAAVGYDVNYSLPRDGLFDFEMDPLERVVSTIVPVFFGIIGLAGLLGNALVILVVVANQQMRSTTNLLIINLAISDILFVIFCVPFTATDYVLPEWPFGNLWCKFVQYMIVVTCHGSVYTLVLMSLDRFLAVVHPVTSMSLRTERNAMLAIICAWVAIVTSAIPVALSHSVQLYYFKGRNYTACVFSSHEGIWNLVAFQVSFAASSYVTPLTLIFFLYMCMLARLWKSAPGCKPSAESRKGKRRVTRMVVVVVCAFAICWLPIHVILVLKALDMYASTHLTVIIQIISHVLAYTNSCINPILYAFLSDNFRKAFRKVVWCGTPPPIINNQQITKTTRTTNCNGTSNVEML, encoded by the exons ATGCTGCACAATCAGAGCGTCGCGCCCACACTAGGTCCGACGGCGCCCGTTATGGTCGCGCTGACAACATCGTTCGTTGTACGCCCGACAATGGCGGTGTTGTCGGGAGTTTGCCCACCCAATTGGACCAACAACAACACCTTCGACTGCATTAACGCAACCATGGACAATGGCGTGGGCATTGGTGGCACAAGCGCAAGCTTCACCGGATTCCCGGAACAAGATGGCGCAGCGGTGGGTTATGATGTGAATTACTCTTTGCCACGGGATGGCCTATTTGATTTCGAAATGGACCCATTGGAGCGCGTTGTGTCAACCATTGTGCCCGTATTTTTCGGCATCATCGGACTCGCAGGCCTGCTGGGAAATGCGCTTGTCATTTTGG TTGTCGTCGCTAACCAGCAGATGCGCTCTACCACCAACCTGCTTATCATCAATCTAGCGATTTCGGATATACTCTTCGTCATCTTTTGTGTGCCCTTCACGGCAACTGATTACGTGTTACCCGAGTGGCCATTCGGCAACTTGTGGTGCAAATTTGTGCAATACATGATTGTGGTCACCTGTCATGGCAGTGTCTACACGCTGGTGCTGATGTCTCTTGATCGTTTTTTGGCTGTCGTACATCCGGTCACGAGTATGTCTTTGCGCACCGAACGCAATGCGATGCT CGCCATCATTTGTGCTTGGGTGGCCATTGTGACATCAGCCATACCCGTGGCGTTGTCACATTCTGTTCAACTGTACTATTTCAAAGGACGCAATTACACAGCGTGTGTCTTTTCATCGCATGAGGGAATCTGGAATCTAGTTGCTTTTCAG GTCTCTTTTGCCGCTTCATCATACGTTACACCGCTAACGTTGATCTTCTTCTTGTATATGTGCATGCTGGCACGCCTATGGAAGAGCGCGCCCGGCTGTAAACCATCGGCAGAATCAAG GAAGGGCAAACGGCGTGTAACTCGTATGGTTGTTGTGGTTGTGTGTGCGTTTGCCATATGTTGGCTACCAATACAT GTTATACTCGTTCTGAAGGCATTGGATATGTATGCATCCACGCATCTAACGGTTATTATTCAAATCATCTCACACGTACTGGCATACACGAACTCCTGCATTAATCCAATACTATATGCTTTCCTGTCGGACAATTTTCGCAAAGCATTCCGGAAG GTGGTTTGGTGTGGCACTCCGCCGCCGATAATCAACAACCAGCAGATCACCAAGACGACGCGCACAACCAACTGCAACGGTACTTCCAATGTGGAAATGTTATAA